The Scatophagus argus isolate fScaArg1 chromosome 4, fScaArg1.pri, whole genome shotgun sequence DNA window CCCGGTCGGTCTCACCATGGCTGGAAAGATCGATGTGCTCCTTATTCTGGGAAAAGGtcagaactgaaactgaaactgaaacgcAGCTCTTTACTGCTTTTTGCTTCCACGAGGAGTGAAGGTGCAGCTAACAGGCGTGgaccagcagagagcagaattTAGAAACGGTTTTATTGCTGGAACCGGACATGTTAACCATCAGGGTCTTACGGCTCTAAGAGAGCAACACGTCCACCCCAGAGGTTTGGTCCAGTCCACAGTGAACAGAAAGCTGCACATTCAGTTGTTGATTCTCAGTGGGATCAGCAGGAAAACTTTTATTATTTCGGGGAGAAAACCGATTCAGTGAAGCGCTGAAGTGTATGAGTTTCTAACCGCCACCGCTTTTGAGGCAACAGACCGTCTGTAGCTGCTCACCGTGAAGAACTTCCCGTCGCCTCCATTTAAACCGCCTGGTAACGCTGAGTCAGCAACGCAGACACAAGTCCCGTTAACATGAAAAGGGTTTTAAAAATCAGATGCTGTAGTGCAAACGTAGCTGTAGTGGTGGCAGTACAGATGCAACATCTAAGGCCTCAGCGCTGAACCTGCACAGTCTGTGCACCATCACATGCAAAGTGCTGCGCGAGGACTGGAACAGCAGAACGGCGGCGAGATCAGATCACATCAGCTGTGCAGAAAGAGTTTTTAAGCACTTGGGGAGTTCACTAACATGAACTCTCATGGATTCATGAGGAAAGCTAAGCTAAGGTCTTAGCTCAgtgtctctgtcctccctgcAGGCGTGGTCATGGATCTCCTCGAACTCGCTCCAGTGATTGATGGTGATTTTATCCCCGATGAGCCCAGTCAGCTGTTTCACAATGCAGCTCAGTTTGACTACCTGGCCGGGGTCAACAGCATGGATGGGCACATCTTCGCTGGAGTCGACGTCCCTTCCATTAACATGCGAAATGCCACCACCGTGTGAGTACTGAAACACCTGGGAACAAAACCACATGCCAAAACCAGGACTGCTCAGGCCCAGAAACCAGACTCAGAAACCAGACTCATGTCTCAAGGTTCTTAAACTGAGTAAAAAAACGACgcagaaaataagaaaagagagCAACTTTTCAGTCTGTGAATCCTTTGCTAGCATACAAAACTCATGTGGAGTCCCGTAAGGCTCAGTTCTGGGCCCACTGCCTTTCATCATAACCACAAACGTTATGTTTCTGCACTATGCAGACACGACCAGACTCTGCTGATCCTGATGATGTCAGTCTCTTCTGCCCATGTGACATCAGTGAGTGAAACCAGAGACCAGGCGGCCGGGTGTTTTGGCTGCTTGTGGATTTGTAGtttgttgttcatgtttctCCTCCTGTGTGCTCCTCAGACAGCAGGTCAGGGGTCTGCTGGCTGGTCTGACCAAAGAGAAGGGGAACGCCGCCATCGACTCGGCCTACAGCGTGTACACGTCTCACTGGGGTTCGGCTCCAGAGCAGGCGGTGGTGAAGAAGACCGTGGCCGACATCgagactgacttcctgttcctggTTCCCACTCAGATTGCCCTCCAGCTCCACGCCAACAATGCCAGGTCAGCTACGCCCAGCGACCAGGTTCAAAGAAAGGTGTCTTCCATGTTTTAAAACCGTGACCACACCTGAGACGACAGACAGACGAATCCCAAATACACAAACGATATGTTCATGTGAAAATACtccctttatttatttgttcattatgGTGAATAGTGAGAAAGAGCAGAACAGCTGGACGTGAGATTACAACTTATTTCACTGCTTTCTGATTGGCGAACTGAACCACATGAGTGATGAGACAAACCACACAAGTGACCAGAGTGCACCTCTCTCCTGTTGTTTGTCCCTCAGTGGAGCCCGTACCTACTCTTACCTGTTCAACATGAAGACTCGTATCCCAGGATTCCCCAGCTGGGTGGAGGCGGAGCATGCCGAAGACCTGCAGTATCTGTTTGGTAAACCCTTCTCCATCCCGCTGGTCTACTTCCCGCGGCACCGAGACCTGTCCGAGTACATGATCGCATACTGGACCAACTTCGCCAGGACCGGGTAaactcccagcatgcactgcaaacacaaatgcCAACACACCAGGAGAAAAGCCATGCTCATGCACTCTGCTTTCTGACAGACCAGGCCAGTAAATACTGATCCTCGCTGGTCTTCACCAGTTCACACATCCAAACTAGATTGCTGATCAGTTTGGCAATGAAATAatgtctctgtttgtcctctgtgaGCAGACTGAACTGGTCTGACTTTATCAGCTGTGTTTACGCTGGTTTGAATTGGTTTACAAATTGTACCTACTGTATCGTCTTTATGAGTTGGTTCAGGACTCGTCTGAACAGGTGTGAAATGATTTAAAGTGGCCTGGACAGATGAATGAACTGGTCTGTCTCAAACTGGTTTAAACTGTCACTCTCGTCCTGTCCAGTGATCCCAACGCTGGTCACAGTGGAGTCCCAGTTCCCTGGCCCCCCTTCACCAAACACCACCAACCCTACCTGACCATCAACAACAAGATCACCAAGTCCTCCGTCAGGTGCTACACTCTACTGCAGTCTACTGCAGTCTACTGTGGTCTGGTACTCTGCTCTCTGTTCCGCAGTACTTTACTGTGTTTCACTCCACAGTTGTGTATTCTCCTTGAGTATTTTCTGCTGTCTTCTACTGCACTCTACTGTATTGTCTCTTGTGTTATTTCTTGTGTatttgtcagtgctgctgtgttttactgAAATGGATGGATGACGGATGAGGCGGAGACAGACGACCTGTCTGAGGACGGACGGCTTTCATTTTGGTTCTAACTGGTGTGTCGTCTCTTCAGATACGACCTGAGATCAGACTACGTGGTCTACTGGACCCAAACCTACAGCAGGCTGCCGTCAGTCCGGGCGGAGGACAAAACGGAGggatgaagagaagagaaggaaaaccgATCCAAGCGTTCCAgctgtgcttttcatttcattttgaacgCTGATAACAAACGACTGTAATGATTTCTAGATGCATTAATGCAGACTGAGGATGGATTACAGGAAATAAAACCAgattacacacaaaatactgaaCATGTTGGTGCTGACCTGAGCCTAAAGCTGATTAAAAGCTGATGTCTACACTCTGCACCTTTCATTTCTTATCGATGTCACCGTCGTCAGGCCAAAATCAGTCAATAAACTGGTCAGTGAGAAAATGATCAATCTCTGACTGAAAGCAATGGAGTGTATTTACATGCTGTATTGAACGATACTGACTGAAACGtctttcaagaatttccctccagggattaataaaggaattctgattctgaatgctttttatttcaaaaaaggGATGATAACTGCTTCATTTCTCTTTGCTCCAAGAGACAGAAACTCATTTCAGTATAAATGTGAGTAGATTTCTAAAATattctcatacacacacataatctgTGAAAAAACCCCATCAAATAAGCCACTGCTAACAGAATGAGTACTGAGTACTACTTGTGAAATACATTTGCTGTTAATACttcagtacttttactcaacCTCAGTGAAGTTTTAAATGCAAGAGTTCCACACTACAATCAAACTAAAGTGCAAACAGGCTCCACAGCTTGTAATGGTGTACTTTTACTGCGTGGTACTATTGGATGTGAGGACTCCCAGCCTCCTACATGGCCACCAGGGGGGCTCACAGCCCAGCACGCCGAACAGGAACGGGTTCTGAGGGCAAAACCAAGtgaaaaactaacaaaaaaagcGGAAGGTGAAGTAACCACAGAGCAGAAAGGAAGACTAATTTAAAAGTCTTAAAGTGTGACacggaggaagacgaggaggaggaggctcgCATTCACACGGCCAGTTTGTCGCAACCGAGCGTCAAGGCAGGAAACACAGATGACACATTCAACGTCTGTCTGCATCACTGACACCACAGACAGAACGacggagaggaaggaggaggtgaaCCACGGCTGGAGGAGCACTGGATTAACACAACAAGGACCCAAGACGAGAAAGAAGGATGTCAGACCAAAGGAGGTGAAAAGAGATAATAGAGAAGCTTAGgagaacaggaaaaacaaaaagagtcaaaagcagcacagaggaaaaagaaaggaggtgaagcaaaagcacagaggaggtggagcaggCGAGAAGGAAGGAGTAAAAAAGAGAAGAGTGGACAACAGAGCGAGAGGACACAGGACACAGGACTGAGACTTTAAGTAAAGAGGAAGCACAAagtcagagaggagggagggggagggggtgaggagctgaaggagagaAGACGAGGAGGCAAAGGAGCAGGAAGACATCGAGAAAAGTGGAGCACAAAGAGGAGCGGAGGACGAAGAGgtgaggaaaggaggaggaggaggccccGCAGTGTCATCATGGAGGAAGACATCAGGAAACAGGGGATGCTctacctgcagcagcagaggtttGGAAAGGTACAGACAGCAGCACGGACACAGACACACGACAGACACCCAGCTAACGCTAATGCTAACACAACACTGTCAGCAACAACAGGATCACAGCCAGTAAGATCAGTATTCAGATCTTTACTTAAAAGTACTCTGCAGTACACTACGACATTACTGCTGCATTcaaatgtgtctgcatgttcAGCTAAACTTCTGCAAGGCCACCACCTATCTCCAGACAGGTTAATGAGCTCACAGCCTGAGGTGACCAGCGACTAATGCTGGACAACCAAAGTCgaggagtaaaaagtacaatatttaccaCTAAGATGTGGTGGACTTCAAGTATAAAGGtgcataaaacagaaatactcaagtacaagaACAAGAGTTGTCTCTAAGTGCAGATGTACTTGGGTACATTTCATAGCTGCTGCATTCGAGGATCTTTGTGGGTCAATGTGAGGTAAACTTCATCTGCACAAACCAACTCCGCGTACAGAGACACAGTCTGAACCCACACAGACCCTGTGTGGGTTCAGACTGTGCACTACAAGTACACTACGAGTACACCGAAAAGCAAGTCGAGGGTTTGTGCAAGTACCTCAGATCTTCAGTTCATGTTCCAGACTGTGCTGCGTTCAGGTGATCAGGCTGAGTGTGTCTCTCTGCTTGTAGAAGTGGAAGCGAGTGTGGTGTGTCCTGTACAGAGAAAGCTCCTGTTCCATCTCCAGGCTGGAGTTCTTCGAGTGTAAAGATGGAGGAAGTGTGGAGAAGTTCGACAAAAGTCTGCGCAAGCAGCTCGAACATAAGAAGGTAGACTCCGCTCGATACCACCGACGTACTTCATTCTGTTCAGCTGTACTCGACTTTACTGTAGTTGTGTACTGCAGTATCCTCTGTATCATCATTTACATGGTGgaagtctgtttgtgtcaccCAGGTGATCCGTCTGGCCGACTGCATCCGCGTGACGGAGGTGGAGATGGACGGTTGTCCCAGGGACACCGGACCCTTCCTGATCGAGACCACGGAGAAGATCTACGTGTTCGcggcagacagacaacagctgGACGACTggacacacaaactgtgtgagATCGCTTTCCCTgtaggcacacacacgcacgcacacatgcacacacacgcgcacacacacacacacacacacacacacacacacacacatacacacacacacacacacacacacacacacatacacacacacacacacacacactcacacgctcgcccacacatacacgcacacactgtcTGTGTAGCCGGATGGGGAAAGCTAACATTAACTAttagctaatgctaacagcATGCTAATTGGTTGACATATCtggaaaataacacaacataCCTCGAATTAGAAAACATTATGCTAATAACTTTTGACTatacatacaaagacacaaatccCTTCATCGACAAAGATTTGTCTTTGGTCTTGTAACTTTTGAAAGTTAAGCTACCTTGAGATTCTGCAGCAACTTCCTGTTTACACAGATGGCAGCTCTTGATTGGACAGTTTGAAACCAGTGAGTAGTGGACAAAGAAACTAAGAGAAGACCTCCCACTCTCAGAACTTCCTGTTAGAACTTTCATGGCGTTTTGTGCTAATTATGTTTTTGGCACAAGTGGTGGTtacattagattagatttttgtggcttttttgttttgaatacctaaataaaaataaaaataaaaatatatgtataaaaaaatatatataaaaatatatggAGTAATCAGATGTTCAGTAATCTGAACATCAGCAACAGGATCCGCCATTTTGGTTTCACCCATCATCATCTACGTTAGTGTTTTGTTGGAACCAGGCTTCTGATGGCTGCTTGTTGACGGCTACCTTGCGAGTGCCCCCAGGTGAGCTGTAGCCAATTTCAGTCCAATGGAATCACGAGGTTGTGGACAGACTGCCCTTCAAAAGGCTGTGGAAGTGGACTGTGTGTCCCCCTGTAGCTTCCTGTGgcttgtcttcctgtctgtcacaccAACATTTCCATCAGTTGCTGgatgaaaactgaaagaatTAAAGATACAGTTCAGAGACTGAACCCTGTACAAAACGTTAAAGAAGATGTTCAGATTACTCCTTATtaactaaaatatttttcacttgcTGTTCAGgttgttttggattttaaatGCTTGTGTGCTGGCAAATGAAGCTGTGTGGatgtatttttctcattttattggTTTTTATGTTGGAAGACATCATTTTTCTCAGTGTTCCTTGTCAGATGCTGtagttaaagggacagttcatcccaaaatgaaaactacctctgtgtcctcctccctGTGGTTCTGTTCATCCATCCTGACGGCTCTGATGCCGCAGAGTTTTGCAGATATGCTGTAGAAACgtctgctttcttttctgaCACTTGACAGCAACgactctttccagaaatcaggACCCGGTTGCTCCAGATAATCCACAtaccttgttgtgagcagttccACGTCGGAACTCTTTTCTTTACATACACCTGCTGATGCACCAGAGGCTCAGGATCCCGACAGGGCGGGACGTAAACATTAAAGATgtcctcctcagctgagctcTAATGTTAGTTAGCCGAGTTAGCTCAGTCAGTTAGCCTCTTGTCTGTGAGCAGATGCGTGCTGTGACAGGGTGTACACACAACAAAACTCTTTAATGCAGGAGCTTCTACAACGTAAATTCTGAGCGGCGGCgagctcccctcagctcctcaGAAGGAcgccacaaacacaaagtcgTGTCTCCGTGCAAACATTTAGGGGGTTCACATGTTGGactgacagctgactgacagaagtCATGTTCCTGCCACATGCTGCTCCGTGACAGCCGACTGAACTGAACCGCTTTCTCGTTATCCTGTTCGTCTCCGGTGGTTAAATAAAGCTGGTTGTTATGGAAACGATGTTGATCCTGCCGTTGGTGTCAGTACACCACTGACACCAACTGCTCACTGACTGGGAGTCCAGTCAGTGAGCTGTGGTTCGTGATCATGTTGGAGCTTCACAAAGTGTttcacaaacaaatttaaaatgaaaaactgcgGTCAGGTAAACTGGTTGCTCTGTTTCCCACTGCTTTCATGCTAAATATTGGCTGTGTGATAATAAATAGCAGGATGATGACAGACAGCTGACAGTCCTGAGTCACAgctccacttcctctttctcgctgtgtgacaggaaacacacagtcTACATACAAACAGCCAATCAGGTACGAAGTGCGCCTGATCGGCTCAGACTGACCCCCAGAGGGGACCACGTGAACCTCAGCTCGGACCAAATTCCAGCTTGTGTTGTTTGTCCAAACTTCACCATAGCCTGTATAATTAAAAGTGGGCGGAGCCACCGTGATGTCACCGATAGCCTTCTGAAGAAACATCAGCAGCTCCGgccgccatcttggctctgtGAGACCATGCGGTCTGATTaccaaaactgtccaatcaCTGAGTTTTGTGTCCGTCATGTGACTTCACGTTTCCAGTCAGGCTGAAGGAAACCTGAATGACCTGAAACTCTGTCTGTACTTGTCTGTGTGTAGATGAGCTGGACGGAGCCCAGCGCGAAGAGAGGCAgcctgcagagaggaaacaaggtGGATGAAGACGAAGGGATGGAGGACAACTCGCTGTACGGCGGCAGAGAGACAGGTacgcctgtctgtctgcttgagCCACATTCAGCCATGTTTAGTGACTCTCCCTGAAGCTAAAAAGATTCAAATGATTGTGAATATTTTCCCCTGCTCGTTACAAGTTTCTGCATCAGTTCTCACTCTGACCTTCAGGCTCGACTTCCTGTCACACCTCCAACCAAACCTCACTTCCCCTCTCGCTCTTTGCCCATCTTGGCTAAATTTAGCATCCTGCAGCCAAAATGATGCATCTGcctgctgcaacacacacacacacacacacacacacactcacacacacac harbors:
- the LOC124057649 gene encoding bile salt-activated lipase-like translates to MLLLLGLFGVWLSCSSAAELGVVQTEAGLVEGQSHRMGLFRTVDVFKGIPFADVPGKWEKPKPHPGWSGILKATKYRDRCLQVTLLQTKTQGSEDCLYLNIFVPQGRQLSTNLPVMVYLFGGAFLLGASNDVAVLGDSLYDGKEMADRGDVIVVTVNYRVGTLGFLSTGDPRLPGNYGLWDQHAAISWVYRNIKAFGGNPSNITIFGQSAGAASVSFQMLSPYSKGLFRRAISQCGVALSPWALQRNPMALTKKIARKVGCWRSDEDEMISCLKMSDPVGLTMAGKIDVLLILGKGVVMDLLELAPVIDGDFIPDEPSQLFHNAAQFDYLAGVNSMDGHIFAGVDVPSINMRNATTVQQVRGLLAGLTKEKGNAAIDSAYSVYTSHWGSAPEQAVVKKTVADIETDFLFLVPTQIALQLHANNASGARTYSYLFNMKTRIPGFPSWVEAEHAEDLQYLFGKPFSIPLVYFPRHRDLSEYMIAYWTNFARTGDPNAGHSGVPVPWPPFTKHHQPYLTINNKITKSSVRYDLRSDYVVYWTQTYSRLPSVRAEDKTEG